One Candidatus Thermoplasmatota archaeon DNA segment encodes these proteins:
- a CDS encoding ATP-binding protein — MARGKTRSVELQISDKNMALTLLGNIYDPREAVAQLVANSIDENAECVWVIRAKRGRSNTLKIIDDGDGVFPDERGYPNLEYLAENVCRSKKRITGEISKKGEYGIGLLGFQTFGKTLILTTKRADSPTCRLTLQKDDISNASIEEDVHPPLSKPHGTEALIKNVHKGASRILTGAKIADYLKQKFRSDIRSEKVSIMVEDNGHIEDMTIEEYKGVPFPMINLPVKDGRIKLNLYVVDQDYAGERKVAVVRKGATVYENITQLSEFDCPPWNTGGVVGEIVFDECKVDAAKLGFDRSDPLFDEFTEKVSSISKDLSDLIEDEERKREQIVTKEMMTKLRRAFSKALEELPHFSPFDVARKRGTGKPAPSGEAGEVITKVEERDEEREEKEEKEESPKDEKVKRKRRRSLSRGFPPPSFESHPNSPKRSWYDSTFMNIVINSAHSDYRRESASTRRSLHYVSSLYAKEFTVFNFGSQNLDSTELLERMLELQLRVKEYLRI; from the coding sequence GTGGCGCGTGGAAAGACCAGGAGCGTCGAGCTCCAGATATCTGACAAGAACATGGCATTGACGCTTCTCGGCAACATCTACGACCCCAGAGAAGCGGTGGCGCAACTGGTGGCGAACAGCATCGACGAGAATGCAGAGTGCGTGTGGGTGATAAGAGCCAAGAGGGGGAGGTCGAACACCCTCAAAATCATAGATGACGGTGACGGGGTGTTTCCCGACGAGAGGGGGTATCCAAACCTCGAGTATCTGGCAGAGAACGTCTGCAGGTCCAAGAAGAGGATTACGGGAGAGATCTCCAAGAAGGGAGAGTACGGAATCGGCCTTCTCGGGTTCCAGACATTCGGGAAGACACTCATCCTCACGACGAAAAGGGCCGACTCGCCGACATGCAGATTGACGCTTCAGAAGGATGACATATCGAATGCCTCGATTGAGGAGGATGTTCATCCGCCCCTATCGAAACCTCACGGGACCGAGGCCCTCATCAAGAACGTTCACAAGGGAGCGAGTCGGATCCTCACTGGAGCGAAGATCGCGGACTACCTGAAGCAGAAGTTCAGGTCAGATATCAGATCGGAGAAGGTCTCTATCATGGTCGAGGACAACGGTCATATCGAGGACATGACAATAGAGGAATACAAGGGCGTTCCGTTTCCTATGATCAATCTTCCCGTGAAGGACGGGAGGATCAAGCTCAATCTGTATGTGGTGGACCAGGATTATGCCGGTGAGAGGAAGGTTGCGGTTGTACGAAAGGGAGCCACTGTATACGAGAACATAACCCAATTGTCAGAGTTCGACTGCCCTCCCTGGAATACGGGAGGTGTGGTTGGCGAAATTGTCTTCGATGAATGCAAGGTTGACGCGGCCAAATTGGGCTTTGACAGGAGCGATCCTCTCTTCGACGAGTTCACGGAGAAGGTCTCCTCGATATCGAAGGACTTGTCCGACCTGATCGAGGATGAGGAGAGGAAGAGGGAACAGATAGTGACGAAGGAGATGATGACAAAGCTGAGACGAGCATTCTCCAAGGCTCTTGAGGAGTTGCCTCACTTCTCGCCCTTCGATGTTGCTAGGAAGCGTGGAACTGGAAAACCCGCTCCCAGCGGGGAGGCTGGCGAGGTCATAACTAAGGTTGAAGAGAGGGACGAGGAGCGCGAAGAGAAAGAAGAAAAAGAGGAGAGTCCAAAGGACGAGAAAGTGAAACGCAAAAGGAGGCGAAGTCTATCAAGAGGATTTCCTCCTCCTTCTTTCGAATCCCATCCGAACAGTCCTAAGCGAAGCTGGTATGATTCAACTTTCATGAATATCGTCATAAACTCTGCTCATTCGGACTATCGCAGAGAAAGCGCATCCACGAGGAGAAGTCTGCACTATGTATCCTCGCTCTATGCAAAGGAGTTCACAGTCTTCAATTTCGGCTCTCAGAACTTGGATTCCACTGAGCTCTTGGAGAGGATGCTGGAACTTCAATTGAGGGTGAAGGAGTACTTGAGGATTTGA
- a CDS encoding 6-carboxytetrahydropterin synthase: MTFSASHFIPGHEGCERLHGHSFAIHVKVEGDKGPSGMVMDFVSLKRALKEMARDFDHKMLIAGRSKAVRREGETIVYDSHGKTFVFPEDETTELDIEYATAENLAEYVVDRLIKKLDFPETVREVTIGIDEGGGQVAWVSRNL; the protein is encoded by the coding sequence GTGACATTCTCTGCGAGCCATTTCATTCCGGGCCACGAGGGGTGTGAGCGTCTTCATGGTCATAGCTTCGCAATCCACGTCAAGGTCGAGGGGGACAAAGGGCCTTCAGGTATGGTCATGGATTTCGTTTCCTTGAAAAGGGCCCTCAAGGAAATGGCAAGAGATTTCGATCACAAGATGCTTATCGCAGGACGTTCAAAGGCCGTGAGGAGGGAGGGCGAGACGATAGTCTACGACAGTCATGGGAAGACGTTCGTATTCCCGGAAGATGAGACGACTGAGTTGGACATCGAATATGCCACGGCAGAGAATCTCGCAGAGTATGTGGTCGACCGACTTATCAAGAAACTTGACTTCCCGGAAACTGTCCGAGAAGTGACCATCGGGATTGATGAGGGCGGCGGACAAGTGGCATGGGTCAGCAGAAACCTGTGA
- a CDS encoding SPASM domain-containing protein translates to MEHTYCPDLWNGFALSRRGDVFNCCHLKPFRIGNIHDTELRKLVNTPEMREYRRKSLNGELVCFHRCNLVQKNVSPKDFNTKTEVEYDDLRRLHISFGEACNIRCVMCNHPGRHARESVILDSSVAEENVDITPFEDILIQGGEPLFIRSCRDYMAYLEANEEKERKAEERVVQEVFLRSNSEGWLTEARAPMAETYHSGNLLHLGREAVFTSSTAPHLVQNLPVALLTSSYSVAGLWSLLTHLHPLLRWYRVKTVLFET, encoded by the coding sequence ATGGAACATACCTACTGTCCTGACCTTTGGAATGGATTCGCCCTGAGCAGGAGAGGGGATGTCTTCAACTGCTGTCACCTGAAACCATTCAGAATTGGCAACATACATGATACGGAACTGCGGAAGCTCGTTAACACGCCAGAGATGAGAGAATACAGGAGAAAGTCCCTGAATGGGGAATTGGTATGCTTTCACCGCTGCAATCTGGTTCAAAAGAATGTGAGCCCCAAGGATTTCAACACGAAAACGGAAGTGGAATATGATGATTTGAGAAGGCTTCACATCAGTTTTGGAGAAGCATGCAACATAAGATGTGTAATGTGCAATCATCCAGGGAGGCACGCCAGAGAGAGCGTAATCTTGGACTCGAGTGTTGCCGAGGAGAACGTAGACATTACCCCATTTGAAGACATTCTGATTCAGGGTGGAGAACCACTGTTCATCAGATCTTGTCGTGACTACATGGCATATTTGGAAGCCAATGAAGAAAAAGAGAGGAAGGCCGAGGAAAGGGTAGTCCAAGAAGTCTTCCTGAGGTCGAACTCTGAAGGGTGGCTCACGGAGGCTAGAGCCCCTATGGCAGAGACTTACCATAGCGGAAATCTATTGCACTTGGGGCGAGAGGCTGTCTTCACATCAAGCACAGCCCCACACCTAGTGCAGAACCTACCTGTGGCTTTGCTTACTAGCTCATATTCTGTGGCAGGGCTTTGGAGCTTGCTTACTCATTTGCACCCTCTCTTGCGTTGGTATAGAGTGAAAACGGTCCTATTTGAGACTTGA
- a CDS encoding ATP/GTP-binding protein translates to MSKYLFLVGTAGCGKTTMTYAFRTWMSAQGFDSITVNLDPGVEDLQYEPEVDVRDWITLEAVMQEYQLGPNGAQIACADLIALRIREIVQTLEGFDTDYVFIDTPGQMELFAFRESSREIIDVFGTENTAIIFLLDPQLAKRPSGLVSLLMLSVTTGFRFSVPLINVLSKSDFLSEEEIARVLGWGSSSDMLYDALVEEMGDPSGIPSIGFLHALDDVGAYRGLTPVSSEALLGFEDLYSLVQLCFEGGEDLYKD, encoded by the coding sequence ATGTCCAAATACCTTTTCCTCGTAGGAACCGCAGGCTGCGGAAAGACAACGATGACGTATGCCTTCAGGACATGGATGAGCGCCCAGGGGTTCGACTCGATCACCGTGAACCTGGACCCCGGCGTGGAGGACCTCCAGTACGAGCCAGAGGTTGATGTGAGAGACTGGATAACCCTGGAGGCGGTGATGCAGGAATACCAGCTCGGTCCCAACGGGGCGCAGATCGCTTGCGCCGACCTGATCGCCCTTCGGATTCGCGAGATCGTGCAGACCCTGGAAGGCTTTGATACGGACTATGTTTTCATCGATACACCCGGGCAGATGGAGTTGTTCGCATTCAGGGAATCGAGCCGAGAGATCATAGATGTCTTCGGAACCGAGAACACGGCCATCATCTTCCTCCTGGACCCGCAGCTCGCGAAGAGACCTTCGGGCTTGGTCTCCCTCCTGATGCTTTCCGTTACGACTGGCTTCCGGTTCTCCGTTCCCCTGATCAACGTCCTGTCGAAGTCCGACTTCCTCTCAGAAGAGGAGATCGCCCGAGTCCTTGGATGGGGATCTAGCTCGGACATGCTCTATGATGCTCTCGTGGAGGAGATGGGAGACCCCTCGGGCATCCCGAGCATAGGATTCTTGCATGCGTTGGACGACGTGGGGGCGTACCGGGGACTCACTCCAGTGTCCTCTGAGGCCCTCCTGGGCTTCGAGGATCTCTACAGCCTGGTACAGCTCTGTTTCGAGGGAGGCGAGGACCTCTACAAGGACTAG
- a CDS encoding NAD(P)/FAD-dependent oxidoreductase, which translates to MALEYDVLVIGAGPAGSTAARYAADTGAHVLLAEKRQEIGTPVRCGEGISKRWLDEIGMEPSGRWIAHEVDGARIFSPDGSFLEVDEKLAGNECGFVIERDLFDRALAKRAISSGAELMVRTSATGLLHENGVVTGARLRSFGKTVDVRAKIVIGADGYESQVGRWAGIETSLKPKDVDSCFQYTLVGIEGDCGFNDFYLGSHAPGGYVWVFWKGRDIANVGIGVQLSRIREKGQARRLLDNFISKRKELSRGRVIEQVSGAYSICAPIERTTTDGVMLVGDAARVTDPVTGGGIRNACILGKLAGQVAAEALEAADASASFLAKYESLWRDRLEEALYRNWMVKEKLTTYTDEQFNKIISAISDYDWEKLSVLEILNAVKEKYPELQADVEAILGM; encoded by the coding sequence ATGGCGCTCGAGTATGATGTCCTGGTTATTGGAGCGGGGCCGGCCGGAAGTACCGCCGCGAGATACGCTGCCGATACAGGCGCCCACGTTCTTCTTGCTGAGAAACGGCAGGAGATCGGCACACCGGTCAGGTGCGGGGAGGGCATATCCAAGAGATGGCTCGATGAGATCGGAATGGAGCCAAGCGGCAGATGGATAGCCCACGAGGTCGACGGCGCAAGGATATTCAGCCCCGACGGGAGCTTCCTCGAGGTCGACGAGAAGCTGGCAGGGAATGAATGCGGTTTTGTGATTGAGCGGGACCTCTTCGACAGGGCCCTGGCCAAGAGAGCCATCTCCTCGGGCGCGGAGCTGATGGTTCGAACGAGTGCGACCGGTCTTCTCCACGAGAACGGTGTAGTCACCGGTGCCAGGCTGCGGTCCTTTGGCAAGACCGTGGATGTCAGGGCGAAGATCGTGATAGGAGCGGATGGCTACGAGTCCCAGGTCGGGCGCTGGGCAGGGATAGAAACTTCGCTCAAGCCCAAGGACGTCGACTCCTGCTTCCAGTACACGCTCGTAGGGATCGAGGGTGATTGCGGGTTCAACGACTTCTATCTGGGAAGCCATGCTCCTGGCGGCTACGTATGGGTGTTCTGGAAGGGAAGGGACATCGCCAACGTGGGCATCGGCGTGCAGCTCAGCAGGATCAGGGAGAAGGGCCAGGCCCGTCGGTTGCTCGACAACTTCATTTCCAAGAGGAAGGAGCTCAGCAGGGGAAGAGTGATTGAACAGGTCTCAGGGGCGTATTCCATCTGTGCGCCCATCGAGCGGACGACCACGGATGGGGTGATGCTCGTAGGCGACGCGGCCCGGGTCACGGACCCCGTGACGGGTGGTGGGATACGCAATGCCTGCATCCTGGGAAAGCTCGCCGGACAGGTCGCTGCCGAGGCGCTTGAGGCGGCGGATGCTTCCGCGTCCTTCCTGGCGAAATATGAGAGCCTTTGGCGGGACAGGCTCGAAGAGGCTTTGTACAGGAACTGGATGGTGAAGGAGAAGCTCACGACGTACACTGACGAGCAGTTCAACAAGATCATCTCAGCGATATCCGACTACGACTGGGAGAAACTGAGCGTTCTGGAAATCCTCAACGCCGTGAAAGAAAAATACCCTGAGCTTCAGGCGGATGTAGAAGCGATTCTAGGCATGTAA